A genomic stretch from Flavobacterium humidisoli includes:
- a CDS encoding SusC/RagA family TonB-linked outer membrane protein yields the protein MRTFIFLFCTTIFGFSPVNLFSQNTKVVITADKTVSVDEVFDIITKQTNYTFIYQEDLFKKLPKVHLKKGKIKVNDLLEASFSDKDFDFSFSAGNTIVVKERKADKFVVQSKIIEIKGTVTNEAKEPLPGVNIKVRGTNTAVQTDFDGKYTISAPEDGQILFTYIGHKAQVVEINKRKIINITLAQETKELVGVVVNTGVTVRKKELITGAVTVFRGEELRQVSTQNAVQALKSLDPSFIVVNNNIAGSNPNILPTIEVRGQTSLTANQVDSQFRDDPNQPLFILDGFPTTLQQVVDLDINRIASITLLKDAASTALYGSRSANGVVVIETNKPLPGKLQFNYVYNSSYELADLSVYHLMNAAQKLEFERLSGAYIIKDGTSETTPLTWDKEYNRRLAAVRSGVNTYWLNEPIQMGITSGHSLNFGGGSDEFRFNIAGNYKTLTGTMKGSEHDTWGYNTTLTYRKNKLSFNNQFFVSGGTNQESPYGSFETWAKASPYYPKYNENGVITRYMDGSSLPLTSLQTIVNHPANPLYNVFLGSYDKGKDFNFTNNFAINYDVNSHIKATGALSVSRLDNYNVVFVSPDDTRFINNIATEKGTYNRYDAITDKWNANLGATYSNVFKNVHSFNYTIRASALETKNNSYKSFLRGFPLGVPGNPSFAFGYEPNGKPEIYTELIRSVDLTNQINYAYDRRFLFDFTQTISGATNFGTNKKYSPYWGIGFGWNLNNEFKMNEDIVNIFKIRANIGQTGNQNLVGFASYDIYAYNPNTNVFGPGLGVSQIANPNLEAQRTRDLSLGLDLAMFRNRFTMTLGAYKRKTSPQIVAIDLAASTGLNGYPLNVGYLTTQGLELKMNYNFIYDLSRNFVWGVGLMGTTGDNELGGFGNALASLNSEAQKTTSLTRYYDGASSNDLWAVPSLGIDPATGREVFLKKNGQTTFILDKKDEVVMGNSRETATGVVSTNLNYKGFSFGLFVRYSFGAERFNSALYNKVENISRDNIFDNQDVRAFTDRWTTPGQMAQFKAIGLTNNTPISSRFIQKDDYISGESIRLGYRLTDRAWLKRNGLTALGFNVFANEFFRISTIKAERGIDYPFSRIYSLSLNLSF from the coding sequence TTTGGTTTTTCTCCCGTAAATCTATTTTCACAAAACACGAAAGTTGTAATTACAGCTGATAAAACAGTATCTGTTGACGAAGTTTTTGACATTATTACAAAACAGACCAATTATACTTTTATTTATCAGGAAGATTTATTTAAAAAATTGCCTAAAGTACACTTGAAAAAAGGAAAAATTAAGGTAAATGATTTATTAGAAGCCAGTTTCTCTGATAAAGATTTTGATTTTAGTTTTTCTGCTGGAAATACGATTGTTGTAAAAGAAAGAAAAGCAGATAAATTTGTAGTTCAATCTAAAATAATCGAAATTAAAGGAACAGTTACCAATGAAGCCAAAGAACCACTGCCAGGAGTTAATATAAAAGTAAGAGGTACAAATACAGCTGTGCAAACCGATTTTGACGGAAAATATACAATTAGTGCACCAGAAGATGGGCAAATTTTGTTTACCTATATCGGGCACAAAGCACAGGTCGTGGAGATAAACAAAAGAAAAATAATAAATATTACACTAGCACAAGAAACTAAAGAACTTGTTGGAGTCGTTGTAAATACAGGGGTTACGGTTCGTAAGAAAGAGTTAATTACAGGTGCAGTCACTGTTTTTAGAGGTGAAGAATTAAGACAGGTTTCTACGCAAAATGCGGTACAGGCTTTAAAATCATTAGATCCGTCTTTTATTGTGGTCAATAATAATATTGCAGGTTCAAATCCAAATATTCTGCCAACAATCGAAGTGAGAGGACAGACAAGTTTAACGGCCAATCAGGTTGACAGCCAGTTTAGAGACGATCCAAATCAGCCTTTGTTTATTTTGGACGGATTTCCAACTACTTTACAGCAAGTTGTCGATTTAGATATTAATAGAATTGCGAGTATCACTTTATTAAAAGATGCGGCATCAACAGCATTATACGGTTCTCGTTCTGCAAATGGTGTTGTGGTAATTGAAACCAACAAGCCTCTTCCTGGAAAATTGCAGTTTAATTATGTGTATAATTCTTCTTATGAATTAGCAGACTTAAGTGTTTATCATTTAATGAATGCAGCTCAAAAATTAGAATTCGAAAGACTTTCTGGTGCATACATTATTAAAGATGGTACTAGCGAAACAACTCCCTTAACTTGGGATAAAGAATACAATAGACGTTTAGCCGCAGTACGCAGCGGTGTAAATACGTATTGGTTAAACGAACCGATTCAGATGGGAATTACTTCTGGACACAGTTTGAATTTTGGCGGAGGTTCTGATGAGTTTAGATTTAACATTGCAGGGAATTACAAAACACTAACAGGAACAATGAAAGGTTCTGAACACGATACTTGGGGCTATAATACGACTTTGACTTACAGAAAAAACAAATTAAGTTTTAACAACCAATTTTTTGTTTCTGGGGGAACGAATCAGGAATCTCCATACGGTTCATTTGAAACTTGGGCAAAAGCAAGTCCGTATTATCCAAAGTATAACGAAAATGGAGTAATAACACGTTATATGGATGGTTCGTCATTGCCATTAACTAGCTTGCAGACAATTGTAAACCATCCGGCTAATCCGCTTTACAATGTCTTTTTAGGAAGTTATGACAAAGGAAAGGATTTTAATTTCACGAATAACTTCGCTATTAATTATGACGTAAACTCACATATCAAAGCAACCGGAGCTTTATCTGTTTCAAGACTTGATAACTACAATGTTGTTTTTGTTTCTCCAGACGATACTCGTTTCATTAATAATATTGCGACAGAAAAGGGAACTTATAACAGGTATGATGCTATTACCGATAAATGGAATGCGAATCTTGGTGCAACGTACTCGAATGTTTTTAAGAATGTTCACTCTTTTAATTATACCATTAGAGCTTCGGCATTAGAAACAAAAAACAATTCTTATAAATCATTTTTAAGAGGATTTCCTCTTGGAGTTCCCGGAAATCCATCATTTGCCTTTGGTTATGAACCGAATGGTAAACCAGAAATTTATACAGAATTGATAAGAAGCGTCGATTTGACTAACCAGATTAACTATGCTTACGATCGCAGGTTTTTATTCGATTTTACTCAAACCATTTCTGGAGCAACCAATTTTGGAACCAACAAAAAATATTCGCCTTATTGGGGAATTGGTTTTGGATGGAATTTGAACAATGAGTTTAAAATGAACGAAGATATTGTCAATATATTTAAAATACGAGCCAATATTGGTCAGACTGGAAACCAGAATTTAGTAGGTTTTGCCTCTTATGATATATATGCTTATAATCCAAATACAAACGTTTTTGGTCCTGGATTGGGAGTATCTCAAATTGCAAACCCAAATTTAGAAGCACAGAGAACCAGAGATTTGTCTTTAGGGTTAGACTTGGCTATGTTTAGAAACAGATTTACGATGACTCTGGGAGCTTACAAACGTAAAACTTCTCCACAGATTGTAGCTATCGATCTTGCAGCTTCAACAGGACTTAACGGTTATCCTTTAAATGTTGGTTATTTAACTACACAGGGATTAGAGTTAAAAATGAACTACAATTTTATCTACGATTTGAGCAGAAATTTTGTTTGGGGAGTTGGTTTAATGGGAACTACAGGAGATAATGAGCTTGGAGGTTTTGGTAATGCATTAGCTTCTTTAAATTCTGAGGCGCAAAAAACGACCAGTTTAACGAGATATTATGACGGTGCAAGCAGTAATGATCTTTGGGCTGTACCTTCATTAGGAATCGATCCTGCAACAGGTAGAGAAGTTTTCTTAAAGAAAAATGGCCAGACCACTTTTATTCTAGATAAAAAAGATGAAGTAGTAATGGGTAATTCTAGAGAAACTGCTACAGGAGTAGTTTCTACAAACTTAAATTATAAAGGGTTTAGTTTTGGATTGTTTGTGCGTTATAGTTTTGGTGCAGAAAGATTTAACTCTGCCTTGTACAATAAAGTAGAAAATATTTCGAGAGATAATATTTTTGATAATCAAGACGTCAGAGCTTTTACAGATCGTTGGACAACTCCTGGACAGATGGCACAATTTAAAGCGATAGGATTAACGAATAATACACCAATTTCATCCCGTTTTATCCAAAAAGATGATTACATCTCTGGAGAATCTATTCGCTTAGGCTACAGATTAACAGATAGAGCTTGGTTAAAAAGAAACGGATTAACTGCTTTAGGATTTAATGTTTTTGCAAACGAGTTTTTCCGCATATCAACCATAAAAGCAGAACGTGGTATCGATTATCCTTTCTCAAGAATATATTCTTTGAGTCTTAATTTATCATTTTAA
- a CDS encoding DUF4843 domain-containing protein, translating into MKKILILGITFLSLIGLTSCDKEEIEVYKDTNNIYFPRAVFPAYTDGPLIDSTGFSFSFDNASIIGRVYFIPVRVQGTVSDVDRKIKVSVDPSSTAVLGTHFSLPENIVLHAGSEKDSIQVIVHRTIDLKDKAVTLVLNLEENEFFTVNMKDRITNVLTQKKINYTRFKLTFTDKLTQPIGWQAVFGVFTAKKFFLMCELMNLEPEMFNQPQGSPGLSIPETLYYASFMKRYLTDQKAEGNTIYEEDGKEMLFP; encoded by the coding sequence ATGAAAAAAATATTGATTTTAGGTATCACTTTTCTATCTCTGATAGGCTTGACATCTTGTGATAAAGAAGAAATTGAAGTTTATAAAGACACCAATAACATTTATTTTCCACGTGCTGTATTTCCAGCATATACCGATGGACCGCTTATAGACAGTACTGGATTCAGTTTTAGTTTTGATAATGCTTCTATTATTGGAAGAGTTTATTTTATCCCAGTGCGAGTTCAAGGAACTGTAAGTGATGTTGACCGAAAAATTAAAGTTTCGGTAGATCCTTCAAGTACAGCAGTTTTAGGTACACATTTTTCGTTGCCAGAAAATATTGTTCTGCATGCTGGTAGTGAAAAAGATTCTATTCAAGTAATAGTTCATAGAACCATAGATTTAAAAGATAAGGCTGTAACATTAGTTTTGAATTTGGAAGAAAACGAATTTTTTACTGTCAATATGAAGGACAGAATAACAAATGTTTTGACACAGAAAAAGATCAACTACACGCGTTTTAAGTTGACATTTACAGATAAGCTGACGCAGCCAATAGGATGGCAGGCTGTATTTGGTGTATTCACTGCAAAAAAATTCTTTTTAATGTGCGAACTCATGAATCTAGAACCAGAAATGTTTAATCAGCCGCAAGGTTCACCGGGACTTTCCATTCCTGAAACACTCTACTATGCAAGTTTTATGAAACGTTATCTGACCGATCAAAAAGCGGAAGGCAATACTATTTATGAGGAAGACGGAAAAGAAATGTTGTTTCCTTAA